The nucleotide window CGTCTATTGAATTTCGTTTCTGACTGCTAGCACTTAAGCCCAGTGGCGTGGACTCCGGCAGCAGACTCTCACTAGAATCCGCCCGCACACGACCTCCACGAAGGTGGGGACAACGCGCGGCTCTTCCGAAAGTATTTGGTCGGTAAGATGCGGCCCGAATCTTTGGCAAAACCGGTAAAACCGGCAGAGGAAGACCATCTTGCGCCGTTTGACAACCGCCATCCTAGGAATCGCGTTCGTCGTTGGCGGGCTCTACGCCTTCCGATTGGCCAACCCGCAGAAGCCGCTCGCGGCTAAGCCGGAAGCGGAAGTCGCCCCTGTCGTGCAAGAGATTGTCTCATCCGGCGACGGCAACCGCTTCGTCATCCAGACCCTCGAAACCGTCGAAGACACGATGAACCTCGTCGCCAAAGTCCGGCAGCGGGTGCAAATTGGCGAGAGCGAACTGACCGGTACCGGCGAGTACTGGCAACAAGCCAAAGGAAACCTCCGCCGAACGCGTTGGTCCGTGCAGACGTTGGTGGCAGAAGGGCAGGGAAGTTACTTGCAGGTCTTCGATGGTCAAACCCTGTGGACTGATCTTCATCTCCCCAGCAAGCATGAAGTCACCAAGCTGAACCTGACAGACCTTCGCCGCCAACTCGCCGCCAGCAGCGCCGCAACCACGGGGGGGATCAGCCGTACGATTCAGAACTTGATTCTCACCCACCGCGGCGGACTGACCCAGTTGCTCGATGAACTGGTCCAACGCTTCGACTTCGACCAACCACAACCAATGTGGTGGGGCGACCAAAGCGTCTATGCCCTGATCGGCCACTGGAAACCGGGCCAAGTGGCCAAGCTCTGGCCCGACTTAAAACCAACCGACCCGTGGCCTGAAGCGTTGCCCCATCACGTGCTGCTGATGGTCGGCAAAACCGATCTGCTTCCCTACCTCATCGAATACCGCAGCGGTTCCGACGCGACGCTCGCGAAAGCCAAGAACGCCTTCGACATGGCCCCGTCGCCACTAACGCGGTACGAATTCTTCGACGTGCAAATCGCGCAAACAATCGACCCGCGGTTGAAGCTGTTCGTCTACGAAGACAGTGACGCGAGGGCGGTGGACGTGACCGATCAGGTGTTCGAACGCTTGGTGCCACCGAAGGCGGAGCCGCAATCTACTGTTGCCACACATCTGCAATCGCAGAGATAACCGGCGCGAGCCAAGACTCTATACGGCGAAGCCGTTGCGCCCTACAGCCCAGGGTTGAAGCGGCGCCAGCCGCGACTACCCTGGGAATATGAACGGTTTCATGATGTGATTTAACCCAACGGGTTTACGCCCATGCCGCAATCGCTCGCCAACGTCGCCATCCATCTGGTCTTCTCAACCAAAGACCGCCAACCCTTCCTGGCCGACGAGCAACTCCGCGATGCAATGCACCGCCAACTCGGCGGAGCATCCAAAACCCTCTCCTGTTCGCCAATGATCGTTGGAGGCGTTGAGGATCATGTCCATCTGCTCGCGCGACTCGATCGCACGATCACAATCGCCGAGTGGGTGAAGGAACTGAAACGTGTGACCTCGCTGTGGATCAAAGAGAACTATCCACAGCAAGCAGGTTTTCAATGGCAATCCGGATATGGCGCGTTTTCGGTGAGCCAGTCAGAAACCCCACGAGTGAAGCGATATATCGAGAACCAAGAGGAGCATCACCGGGAGCGCGATTTCAAAACGGAGTTTCGTTTGTTGCTCGAGCGCCATGAGGTGCCGTATGATGAACGCTACGTTTGGGACTGACGTAACGCCGTTGGCGTAGGATTGGTGATGGGATTGTTTCCCAGGGTAGCCCCGGCTGGCGCCGGAACAACCCTGGGCTGAAAGACGCAACGGCTTCGCCGTAAATGGAATTCCGTTCAGTGTGTTTAGCGCAGGTTTTTTCGGCGAATCTGATATGACTGAGCGAGAACCCAGTAACGCAGATAAGTTGATGCATGCGATGGCATCCGCTGGGGTCATCACGGCCCCCTTGTATCTACTCGCACGCTACGAATCGCCTCTATTACCCCTTTTGGCTTTCGTAGGAATGTGGGGCGGTTGGAGTGGAACTCTAGCTGAAGCATACTGCCTAGTACGGACTCGCAATAAACGTTTCGTCTTACCACTCTGCATTGGAATCATCGGTAGCCTTTTTTGGGCGTGGGCAGTGTACGACATTAGCGTCTTGCGTTACTCGCAGCGTGATTAGTAGTTGCCTCAGCCACTGAAGCTTAAATGCTGCTCACATGTCTCAAACCAAGTGCAACCCCGAGTTCAGCGTCGCCACCCGCAACTTCCCCTCTCGCCGGCGAATCACGTTCACACCGCAGTTGCTTTGCAAAATATCCCGCCCACGATGCGGCTCGCGACCTAGCAATGTTGCAAGGTAGCAGCGGTTGACCACGCTGTGGGCGACCACGGCGAACAGTTCGCCCGCGTGGCGATCGTACAGAGCGTTGAGCGTTGTGCTAATGCGCTCATAGACTTGCGTGAACGTCTCGCCGCCTGGGTAGCCGACTTCGCCGTCGGTGTTGACGAAGCGGTCGTACTCCTCGGGTTGCTCCGCTTGAATCTGCTGCCAAGTGAGCCCCTCCCAGCGACCGACATGCACTTCGGCAAGCTCTTCGATGACTTCCACCGCGACGCTATGTGGTTTCGCAATCGCCGCGGCAGTTTCCTGAGCACGTTTCAAAGGGCTGCAATACACCGCTTTGATTGGATGCTCGGCAAGCGTGTGAGCGGTCCGCTCCGCTTGCAATTTCCCTAATTCAGAAAGCGGATGATCAACGCCACGGCCTTGAAGTATTCCAGCTTGATT belongs to Lacipirellulaceae bacterium and includes:
- the tnpA gene encoding IS200/IS605 family transposase, with the translated sequence MPQSLANVAIHLVFSTKDRQPFLADEQLRDAMHRQLGGASKTLSCSPMIVGGVEDHVHLLARLDRTITIAEWVKELKRVTSLWIKENYPQQAGFQWQSGYGAFSVSQSETPRVKRYIENQEEHHRERDFKTEFRLLLERHEVPYDERYVWD
- a CDS encoding histidine phosphatase family protein, which codes for MPDTLLYLIRHGATEANQAGILQGRGVDHPLSELGKLQAERTAHTLAEHPIKAVYCSPLKRAQETAAAIAKPHSVAVEVIEELAEVHVGRWEGLTWQQIQAEQPEEYDRFVNTDGEVGYPGGETFTQVYERISTTLNALYDRHAGELFAVVAHSVVNRCYLATLLGREPHRGRDILQSNCGVNVIRRREGKLRVATLNSGLHLV